A section of the Bacteroidota bacterium genome encodes:
- the porV gene encoding type IX secretion system outer membrane channel protein PorV, translating into MKAIFKASFVCALTFVLGMPVPQAAQAQGESAVPFLLIAPNSRAAGIGETGTGSVDDASAVFWNPGALAFMDGQEVTLTHANWLPQFGLSDLFYEYLNYRNRIDDIGGTIGVSITYLNLGEFIRTNSAGLEEGKFKAYEFAVTAGYSTKIFDDLGLGFNARFIRSSLSPLGTAEEQGSGIANTVSFDIAMMWRPFDLGVDWLDNMLSMGFNLSNLGPKVTYVDAAQADPLPTNLRVGLGYKVFEDEYNSLTYSVDASRLLVRRRPEIKDSLGNIIQAASVDPLPKSLFTAWGDGSGLKKINLSMGAEYWYGSPRLIAIRVGHFFEDPSFGNRNFWTFGAGLRYDIFGFDFSYISAAEGHPLSDTIRFSLLIGWGASTAVNVPQ; encoded by the coding sequence ATGAAGGCAATATTCAAAGCATCGTTTGTGTGCGCGTTGACATTTGTGCTTGGCATGCCTGTGCCGCAAGCGGCACAAGCACAGGGAGAATCGGCGGTGCCCTTTTTGCTGATTGCGCCAAACTCACGAGCCGCCGGAATCGGTGAAACAGGTACAGGCTCGGTTGACGATGCCTCGGCGGTGTTCTGGAATCCCGGGGCGTTGGCATTCATGGACGGGCAGGAAGTAACGCTCACGCATGCAAACTGGCTGCCGCAGTTCGGACTTTCCGATCTCTTTTATGAATATCTGAACTACCGCAATCGCATTGATGACATCGGCGGCACCATCGGTGTCAGCATTACGTATCTGAATCTCGGCGAATTCATCCGCACGAATTCCGCCGGACTTGAGGAGGGAAAATTCAAAGCATACGAATTTGCAGTAACCGCCGGTTATTCAACAAAGATCTTCGACGATCTCGGACTCGGTTTCAACGCGCGGTTTATCCGAAGTTCTCTCTCTCCGCTCGGAACAGCGGAAGAGCAAGGGTCAGGAATTGCCAACACCGTCAGCTTCGACATAGCCATGATGTGGCGGCCGTTTGATTTGGGTGTGGATTGGCTCGATAACATGCTCAGCATGGGCTTCAATCTCTCCAATCTCGGACCCAAAGTGACATATGTCGATGCTGCCCAGGCCGATCCGCTTCCGACGAATCTCCGTGTCGGGTTGGGCTACAAGGTGTTTGAAGATGAATACAACAGCCTGACCTACTCGGTGGATGCAAGCCGGTTGCTCGTACGTCGCAGGCCGGAAATCAAAGACAGTCTGGGAAATATCATCCAGGCCGCCTCCGTCGATCCGCTCCCGAAGTCACTCTTCACGGCGTGGGGTGACGGCAGCGGGTTGAAGAAGATCAATCTCAGCATGGGAGCCGAGTACTGGTACGGTTCTCCGCGACTGATTGCAATTCGTGTCGGCCACTTTTTTGAGGATCCGAGTTTCGGGAACAGGAACTTCTGGACGTTCGGCGCGGGCTTGCGCTACGATATTTTCGGTTTCGACTTCAGCTACATTTCCGCCGCAGAAGGGCATCCGCTTTCGGACACCATCCGTTTTTCACTGCTGATTGGCTGGGGCGCTTCAACGGCAGTGAACGTTCCACAATGA
- a CDS encoding T9SS type A sorting domain-containing protein yields MTLTKYLLPLLLVSGSLFAQQLSHPVMVSRDDAFSSPRPYIVQPETVNVLAVMVQFQIDNDAGTSGNGQFDLSTPANPGLDAPPRNHQYFLDHLTFLTNYYRKASKGKVIIQATLVDSVFTLGSQMARYSPPKSGPNTAVGDLARDSWQKVDSSGLVPDFSVYDCFVVFHAGVGRDVDVAGTIGYDPTPRDIPSLYLGLNAFKEFYGGTYEGIPVRNGFRITNSIIMPETETRELPATPTNFTLTLGINGLLCASVGNFLGLPDLFDTNTGRSGIGRFGLMDGQAIFSFRGAFPPEPSAWEKYWLGWIQPVTLGAGEHAVSLPAVSTADTVYRIPISASEYFLVENRNRDAGRNGQRITTRYGGTIRQLSFARDTAGFEAFDISGISGNIIDVEDLDWSLPGGVNRAGTFYDGGVLIWHIDETVIAQGLATNGVNANPRRRGVNLMEADGSQDIGQQYGQLEPGSGSEEGTALDFWYLGNESPVNKNEFSAKTYPNSNSNSGANSHITIKDFSARGPQMTARVIVGGDQIMPLPGFPKATGERLSLNSLTIGNIVGGNSPQLVVSTDGVEIPPLGGGSYFLVPQKIYAWQTNGKGVVPTSHSGLLVSDSGLLAPASLRDMNGDGYADIVLRTGNRTRTRSEISVYSAPTLAGDSLATKSVLSNPFFHFTRALAISDSVIVSAGEVTYFFRHDGSLIDSLPTAGATGVAVFTNPDAFIVTSIHQTIRKVTLRLGANAAIAETLSASFYDKIIVDRAVVGIVGRDQKKKIAFTTTDGLYLLDENLNVAPGFPVNIGVAGTAVIQSPVVADIDGDGIRDIVAFSFNRIHAINYAGASLDNFPKLIPSSAHIRSVPVVADVDGDGLVDVVAVTGDGLVVAYNKNGDMARGFPLLAGNAQYPDFGQQSVAAFASGDTMMLAVASSEDGTVSAWRTGFARGAPIIPWGQFQRDAQHSGLAIEPLTGTPLSSSFFPKERAYNWPNPVYDGRTFIRYFVSENATVKIRIFDLAGDLVTEFNGPGIAGVDNEVEWNVRDVQSGVYLARIEASGSGKSETAIVKVAVVK; encoded by the coding sequence ATGACGTTGACGAAATATCTTCTCCCGCTTCTGCTTGTTTCGGGTTCCCTGTTTGCACAACAACTGAGTCATCCCGTGATGGTTTCGCGGGATGATGCGTTTTCATCACCTCGTCCGTATATCGTGCAACCCGAAACAGTGAATGTACTGGCCGTAATGGTTCAATTCCAGATCGATAACGACGCCGGCACCAGCGGCAACGGGCAGTTCGATCTTTCCACTCCCGCAAACCCGGGATTGGATGCTCCGCCGCGCAATCATCAGTATTTTCTTGACCATCTTACATTTCTTACCAACTACTATCGCAAGGCGTCAAAAGGCAAAGTGATTATACAGGCAACACTTGTCGATTCCGTGTTCACCCTCGGCAGCCAGATGGCGCGATACAGTCCGCCCAAAAGCGGACCCAACACGGCGGTCGGCGACCTTGCCCGCGATTCATGGCAGAAAGTTGACTCATCCGGCTTGGTTCCGGATTTCTCTGTGTACGATTGCTTTGTGGTGTTTCATGCGGGAGTGGGGAGGGATGTTGATGTTGCCGGAACGATCGGCTACGACCCGACGCCGCGCGATATTCCGTCTCTCTATCTTGGGTTGAATGCATTCAAGGAATTTTATGGCGGAACGTACGAGGGCATTCCGGTTCGCAACGGATTCCGAATTACGAACTCCATCATCATGCCCGAAACGGAAACGCGTGAACTTCCGGCAACGCCGACCAACTTCACTCTGACTCTCGGAATCAACGGCTTGCTGTGTGCATCGGTGGGCAATTTTCTCGGCCTGCCGGATTTGTTCGATACGAACACAGGACGTTCGGGCATCGGGAGATTCGGTTTGATGGACGGGCAGGCGATTTTCAGTTTTCGTGGCGCCTTCCCGCCCGAACCTTCCGCGTGGGAGAAATATTGGCTCGGCTGGATTCAACCCGTCACACTCGGCGCGGGCGAGCATGCAGTGAGTCTGCCGGCCGTCTCGACTGCCGATACGGTATACCGTATTCCTATCAGCGCTTCAGAATATTTTCTGGTGGAGAATAGAAACCGCGACGCCGGCCGTAACGGCCAGCGTATCACAACACGGTACGGCGGAACAATCCGCCAGTTGAGTTTTGCCCGCGATACGGCTGGGTTCGAAGCGTTCGACATTTCGGGTATCAGCGGCAACATTATTGATGTTGAGGATTTGGATTGGAGCCTGCCCGGTGGCGTGAACCGTGCCGGCACATTCTATGACGGCGGCGTTCTGATCTGGCATATTGACGAGACCGTGATTGCGCAGGGACTTGCAACAAACGGCGTCAACGCAAATCCGAGACGCCGCGGCGTGAATCTTATGGAGGCCGACGGCTCGCAAGATATAGGGCAGCAGTACGGGCAGCTTGAACCCGGAAGCGGAAGTGAAGAAGGCACAGCACTCGACTTCTGGTACCTCGGCAACGAATCGCCGGTGAACAAGAACGAATTCTCCGCCAAAACCTATCCTAACTCCAACAGCAACAGCGGAGCCAATAGTCACATCACGATTAAAGACTTCAGCGCCCGCGGTCCGCAGATGACGGCGCGGGTGATTGTGGGGGGTGATCAGATCATGCCGTTACCGGGATTTCCGAAAGCAACAGGTGAACGATTGTCGCTGAATTCGCTGACCATTGGCAACATAGTTGGCGGAAACTCACCTCAGCTCGTCGTGAGTACTGACGGCGTTGAAATTCCGCCGCTTGGTGGCGGGAGCTACTTCCTTGTTCCACAGAAGATATATGCTTGGCAAACGAACGGCAAAGGTGTCGTTCCAACCTCGCACTCCGGCCTGTTGGTATCCGACTCGGGCTTGTTAGCCCCGGCGTCACTAAGAGACATGAATGGAGATGGCTATGCTGACATTGTATTGAGAACCGGAAATCGAACTCGAACTCGTTCGGAGATTTCAGTATACTCAGCACCAACACTTGCTGGCGACAGCTTGGCGACGAAATCAGTTCTGAGCAATCCGTTTTTCCACTTCACTCGGGCGTTAGCAATCTCCGACTCTGTAATTGTTTCGGCCGGAGAAGTCACCTATTTCTTTCGTCATGATGGCAGCCTGATTGATAGCCTGCCTACAGCAGGAGCAACTGGGGTGGCAGTATTTACTAATCCGGATGCTTTTATTGTCACTTCGATCCATCAGACTATTCGCAAAGTAACGCTACGTCTGGGGGCAAACGCAGCGATTGCTGAGACTCTCTCTGCGAGTTTCTATGATAAGATTATTGTCGACCGAGCTGTTGTGGGAATTGTGGGGAGGGATCAGAAAAAGAAGATCGCCTTTACTACGACAGATGGTCTCTACCTTCTTGATGAGAATCTGAACGTAGCTCCTGGATTTCCAGTGAACATAGGTGTTGCAGGCACGGCCGTGATTCAGTCCCCAGTTGTTGCAGATATTGATGGGGACGGTATTCGTGATATAGTTGCCTTCTCATTCAATAGAATACATGCGATCAACTACGCAGGGGCTTCTCTCGACAACTTCCCGAAGCTCATTCCCTCGTCTGCTCATATTCGGTCGGTGCCGGTAGTGGCTGATGTGGATGGCGACGGGCTTGTTGATGTTGTTGCCGTAACGGGCGACGGGCTTGTTGTTGCATACAACAAGAATGGCGACATGGCCAGGGGATTTCCCCTTCTCGCCGGGAATGCTCAATACCCGGATTTCGGACAACAGTCCGTTGCTGCGTTTGCTTCAGGTGATACTATGATGCTTGCGGTCGCTTCATCTGAAGATGGTACGGTGTCGGCATGGCGAACGGGGTTTGCTCGGGGTGCGCCGATTATTCCGTGGGGTCAGTTTCAACGCGATGCCCAACACAGCGGTCTCGCCATCGAGCCGCTGACGGGGACGCCGCTCAGTTCTTCTTTCTTCCCTAAAGAACGTGCGTACAACTGGCCGAATCCTGTTTACGATGGCAGAACATTCATCCGCTATTTCGTGAGCGAGAATGCCACCGTGAAGATCAGGATTTTTGATCTGGCGGGAGATTTGGTGACGGAGTTCAACGGACCGGGCATTGCCGGAGTTGATAATGAAGTGGAATGGAATGTGCGAGATGTACAAAGCGGCGTGTATCTTGCACGCATCGAAGCAAGCGGTTCGGGAAAAAGCGAAACCGCTATCGTGAAGGTTGCCGTTGTGAAATAG